Within Bdellovibrionota bacterium, the genomic segment AACCGCCTGCGTTTTCTTCGAAGCGATTTGGATCAGCTGTTGAAGCCGACTTTTTCCAAAAAGGAGGCTGTATGGCGATAAAATCGTATGAAAAAAACGGCGAAACCTGGTTTCAGGTGTACGTCAACGTTCGAAGCAAAGGCAACCGGTCCCTTCGCGCCCAGCGAAAGATCTCGGGAGTCAAAACCGAATCCGAAGCGAGGCGTCAGGAAATCAAACTGATTCGCGAATGTGAACGCGAAATCTCAATGAAAGAGAGCCAAGGCTCTTCGTGGGAGACCGTCGTGGACGCCTGGGAGGAGAATCTTCTCCGGGACGAGCGGCGCGCGCAAACCACGAAGCTCGATTACGCGGCGGCGATCCGGAATCACACGTCGGCCTGGATGAAACGTCCGGCGGCGGAGATCTCCTCGTTTGATGTGCGGGAAGCGCTCAATCAACTCAAAGCCGGCGGGGCTTCCATTCTCCACCAGAACAAACTGAAACTTCTCATCAACGGAGTGTTCGTGTTCGGAATGGAAAATGGGTTGATTCGGGGAAAGGATCGAAGCCCGGCGTATGGGATTCAATTGGGAAGAAAAGAGGAAACGAAACCCGAAATTCTTTCCATCGGGGAAATTCGAACGCTTCTCGAAGAAGCGAAAAAGCTCGATCACCCCTGGTATCCCGTCTGGGCCATGGCGATCTTAACCGGCATGCGAAACGGCGAGCTCAACGCCCTGGTATGGAGCGACGTGAACTGGGAGAACAGACAACTCTCCGTCACGAAGTCGTACAACACACGATTTCGGAGCGTAAAAAGCACGAAATCGGGGCAATGGCGAACCGTGCCGATTTCCAGCGAACTCCAATCGCTCCTCGTGGAGCTTAAAGAGCGAACCGGAAACGGACCGCATGTCCTTCCGAGATTGACCGGCTGGCACAAAGGCGAGCAGGCCCGGATCTTACGGCAATTTTGCCTCGGGATCGGGCTCAAATCCGTAAAGTTTCATACGTTACGGGCGTGCTTTGCCACGCAGCTCATCCGAAATGGGGTCGCGCCGATCCAGATCCAAAAGATCTGCGGTTGGAGCGATCTCGAGACGATGCAGCGGTATATCCGGCTGGCCGGAATTGAATCGGAAGGGGTGACGGAAGTCTTAGAAGTACTTCCGGAGTATGAAGTAACGGCCAAAGTAGTTTCACTCTTCGGCCGAAACGTGGACAAAGCAAAGTCGAATCTCTGATTTGACTTCGGCTGGGCTTCCGGGTCTCCTAACAGCTTGGAATCGTTAAGCGGGGTTCACTCACCCCACGGCTTGTCCTTTTTCCGTCTGACTTCGTTCTCGCGTTTCGCGAATCCTCACATAGAAAAACCTATGCTCCGGTTCGCCCAACGCTGCGGCCGCGTCATACGAAAAAAGTCCTAAGCCTTACTTGCCA encodes:
- a CDS encoding site-specific integrase, producing the protein MAIKSYEKNGETWFQVYVNVRSKGNRSLRAQRKISGVKTESEARRQEIKLIRECEREISMKESQGSSWETVVDAWEENLLRDERRAQTTKLDYAAAIRNHTSAWMKRPAAEISSFDVREALNQLKAGGASILHQNKLKLLINGVFVFGMENGLIRGKDRSPAYGIQLGRKEETKPEILSIGEIRTLLEEAKKLDHPWYPVWAMAILTGMRNGELNALVWSDVNWENRQLSVTKSYNTRFRSVKSTKSGQWRTVPISSELQSLLVELKERTGNGPHVLPRLTGWHKGEQARILRQFCLGIGLKSVKFHTLRACFATQLIRNGVAPIQIQKICGWSDLETMQRYIRLAGIESEGVTEVLEVLPEYEVTAKVVSLFGRNVDKAKSNL